One window of the Populus trichocarpa isolate Nisqually-1 chromosome 9, P.trichocarpa_v4.1, whole genome shotgun sequence genome contains the following:
- the LOC7460090 gene encoding serrate RNA effector molecule → MAEVINMPVDSLDHRGGNGGGGGRDRKDKPPTDDPQSSPPPPPPTQRRRERDSRERREDFDRPPNRRGGDYYDRNRSPPPPQREREREYKRRSSVSPPPPVPYRDRRHSPPQRRSPPYKRSRREDGGYDARRGSPRGGFGGGDRRFGYDYGGGYDREMGGRPGYGEERPHGRYMGRGGGYQGGPPDWELGRGGYGNTSNVVPAQREGLMSYKQFIQELEDDILPSEAERRYQEYKSEYISTQKRVFFEAHKDEEWLKDKYHPTNLVAVIERRNELARKVAKDFLLDLQSGTLDLGPGVNAISSNKSGQASDPNSDDDAETGGKRRRHGRPPAKDTDLSAAPKAHPVSSEPKRIQVDVEQAQTLVRKLDSEKGVEENILSGSENDKMSREKSHGSSTGPVIIIRGLTSVKGLEGVELLDTLITYLWRVHGLDYYGMIETNEAKGLRHVRAEGKSSDTSNSGTEWEKKLDSHWQERLRGQDPLEKMTAKEKIDATAVEGLDPYVRKIRDEKYGWKYGCGAKGCTKLFHAAEFVHKHLKLKHLELVMELTAKVREELYYQNYMNDSDAPGGTPVMQQSMPKDKPQRRRLGPLKDERGNRRERDNRANGNERFDRSENPQSGDFQSNDGPDGGNRDEAMFDTFGGQGIHVPSPFPSDIAPPPVLMPVPGAGPLGPFVPAPPEVAMRMFRDQGGPPPFEGGGRNARPGPQLGGPAPILLSPAFRQDPRRIRSYQDLDAPEDEVTVIDYRSL, encoded by the exons ATGGCCGAAGTCATTAACATGCCGGTCGATTCCCTCGACCATCGCGGCGGGAACGGCGGCGGAGGAGGACGGGACAGGAAGGATAAGCCACCCACTGACGATCCACAATCTTCgcctccaccacctcctcctacTCAACGACGCCGTGAGAGAGACTCAAGAGAGAGACGTGAAGATTTCGATAGACCTCCTAATCGACGTGGAGGCGATTATTATGATAGGAATCGGTCCCCGCCCCCTCCGCAacgagagagggagagagagtatAAGAGGAGGAGTAGTGTGAGTCCTCCACCTCCGGTGCCTTACAGAGACAGGAGACACTCGCCGCCGCAGAGGAGGTCGCCTCCGTATAAACGATCGAGGAGGGAGGATGGTGGTTATGATGCCAGGAGAGGAAGTCCTAGAGGTGGATTTGGAGGTGGTGATCGAAG GTTTGGATATGATTATGGTGGTGGATATGACCGTGAGATGGGAGGTAGGCCAGGTTATGGTGAAGAAAGGCCTCATGGCCGATACATGGGTCGTGGAGGCGGATATCAAGGTGGTCCTCCAG ATTGGGAATTGGGACGTGGTGGTTATGGCAATACTTCCAATGTAGTGCCTGCTCAAAG aGAAGGCTTAATGTCATACAAGCAATTCATTCAGGAGCTTGAAGATGATATATTGCCATCTGAAGCTGAGCGCAG ATATCAAGAATACAAGTCAGAGTATATTTCGACTCAGAAACGGGTTTTCTTTGAGGCCCATAAAGATGAAGAATG GTTGAAGGACAAGTATCATCCAACGAATTTGGTTGCAGTCATTGAAAG GAGGAATGAACTTGCACGGAAGGTTGCGAAAGACTTTTTGCTTGATTTGCAGAGTGGAACATTGGACTT AGGTCCTGGTGTCAACGCGATATCATCAAATAAATCAGGGCAGGCAAGTGATCCAAATTCTGATGATGATGCAGAGACTGGCGGTAAACGAAGAAGGCATGGTCGGCCACCTGCAAAAGACACTGATCTTTCAGCTGCTCCAAAGGCTCATCCAGTGAGTTCAGAACCCAAGAGAATCCAAGTTGACGTTGAACAAGCACAGACCCTTGTACGGAAACTTGATTCTGAAAAAGGTGtcgaagaaaatattttaagcgGGTCTGAGAATGACAAAATGAGTAGAGAGAAATCCCATGGAAGCTCTACTGGCCCTGTTATCATCATACGAGGCTTAACCTCAGTCAAGGGCCTCGAAGGTGTGGAGCTACTGGATACACTTATAACATATCTCTGGCGAGTCCATGGATTGGATTACTATGGAATGATTGAAACTAATGAAGCTAAGGGTCTTAGGCATGTGAGAGCTGAGGGAAAGAGTTCTGATACAAGCAACAGTGGAACTGAGTGGGAAAAGAAACTTGACTCACACTGGCAAGAGAGATTGAGGGGTCAAGATCCTCTAGAAAAAATGACTGCTAAGGAGAAGATAGATGCTACTGCAGTTGAAGGTTTGGATCCATATGTCCGGAAGATTAGAGATGAAAAGTATGGGTGGAAGTATGGTTGTGGAGCCAAGGGTTGCACAAAGCTCTTCCATGCTGCTGAGTTTGTGCACAAGCATCTCAAGCTGAAACACCTTGAACTTGTTATGGAGCTGACTGCCAAAGTGCGGGAAGAGCTGTATTATCAAAACTATATGAA TGATTCAGATGCACCTGGTGGCACACCTGTCATGCAGCAGTCCATGCCG AAGGATAAGCCACAAAGACGCAGGCTTGGTCCGTTGAAGGATGAACGCGGCAACCGTAGAGAACGTGACAATAGAGCAAATGGCAATGAAAGATTTGATAGGTCTGAAAACCCACAATCAGGTGACTTCCAATCTAATGATGGTCCTGATGGAGGAAATCGTGATGAAGCAATGTTTGATACTTTTGGAGGACAAGGCATCCATGTACCTTCCCCTTTCCCCTCAGATATAGCTCCTCCACCAGTTTTGATGCCTGTTCCTGGAGCTGG TCCACTGGGGCCTTTTGTTCCTGCCCCACCTGAAGTTGCAATGCGCATGTTTAGAGATCAGGGTGGTCCCCCTCCGTTTGAAGGTGGTGGCAGAAATGCAAGGCCTGGACCCCAACTAGGTGGGCCAGCCCCAATTCTTCTATCACCAGCCTTCCGACAGGATCCTCGACGTATACGCAG CTATCAAGACCTAGATGCCCCGGAGGATGAAGTCACGGTTATAGATTACAGGAGTTTGTAG
- the LOC7478583 gene encoding 60S ribosomal protein L30 — protein MVAAKKTKKTHESINNRLALVMKSGKYTLGYKTVLKSLRNSKGKLIIISNNCPPLRKSEIEYYAMLAKVGVHHYNGNNVDLGTACGKYFRVCCLSIIDPGDSDIIKSVPGDH, from the exons ATGGTGGCCGCCAAGAAGACA AAGAAGACTCATGAGTCTATCAATAACAGACTGGCCCTGGTCATGAAGAGTGGGAAATACACCCTGGGGTACAAGACTGTGCTGAAATCTCTCAGAAACTCAAAGG GGAAGCTTATCATCATCTCCAACAATTGTCCTCCTCTGAGAAAGTCTGAGATTGAATATTATGCTATGTTGGCCAAGGTTGGAGTTCATCACTACAATGGAA ATAATGTTGACTTGGGCACTGCCTGTGGAAAATATTTCAGAGTATGCTGCCTCAGCATTATTGATCCAG GTGATTCCGATATCATTAAGAGCGTACCTGGTGATCATTGA